A window of the Nibribacter ruber genome harbors these coding sequences:
- a CDS encoding YIP1 family protein, producing MNQIFAKANSRIEEVLHEKVRWRWIIWIFTIQGVFSYFTLKQDAILALKMDLPPLIIWLIIMGFLYGCVSNLIICYLIKLTGKLFNAEGSYKNILKSISLAYRPHLYTIVLIIIHLSIAHYFESSIIQNNMIALVVLMLVLKTSIGALAIWTLVLLVRNLMVVQNLTIGKTILNYIVALILNIPTHYLLISEL from the coding sequence ATGAATCAAATTTTTGCCAAAGCAAATTCAAGGATTGAAGAAGTGCTTCATGAGAAAGTTCGCTGGAGGTGGATAATATGGATTTTCACTATCCAAGGTGTATTTTCATACTTCACCTTAAAACAAGATGCTATCCTTGCCTTAAAAATGGATTTACCACCACTCATCATATGGCTCATAATTATGGGCTTTTTGTATGGTTGTGTATCTAATCTTATAATATGCTACCTAATAAAACTAACTGGTAAGTTGTTCAACGCGGAAGGCTCCTATAAAAATATCTTAAAATCTATTAGCCTAGCTTACCGACCACATCTCTATACTATTGTTCTTATAATTATACACCTGTCAATTGCACATTATTTTGAAAGCAGTATTATTCAAAATAACATGATAGCTCTTGTTGTATTAATGCTTGTGTTAAAAACTTCTATTGGAGCCCTAGCGATTTGGACACTTGTACTTTTAGTAAGAAATTTAATGGTTGTTCAAAATCTGACAATTGGTAAGACAATCCTAAACTATATAGTTGCCTTAATACTGAATATACCAACCCATTATCTTTTGATATCTGAGTTGTAG
- a CDS encoding HigA family addiction module antitoxin gives MEKLPNIHPGEVLQEEFLIPLKITAYRLAKDISIPQTRVSEIIKGNRRITADTALRLSYYFGNSPKFWLGLQDDYDLEEEKVNKQHELESIRRFEKNAA, from the coding sequence ATGGAGAAGCTACCCAATATTCATCCAGGAGAAGTACTACAAGAAGAATTTCTTATTCCTCTCAAAATTACCGCTTACCGACTCGCCAAAGACATCAGTATCCCCCAAACCAGAGTGTCGGAGATTATAAAGGGCAACAGAAGAATCACGGCAGACACCGCGCTCCGGCTAAGTTATTACTTCGGGAACTCTCCAAAGTTTTGGCTAGGGCTACAGGACGATTATGACCTGGAAGAAGAGAAAGTAAACAAGCAGCATGAATTGGAGAGTATAAGGAGATTTGAGAAAAACGCAGCCTAA
- a CDS encoding SUKH-4 family immunity protein yields the protein MNYKELIKDWESEELYRFNMYDLSGKGLYEGTINFLSTVGLPTSAAPFLSFAGDSERELSSISDTFETGEEKHKYFLSIGSDGAGDPVCIDLGNECQVLIFNHEEDFEPTFMNSSVRELFQFLTLYKRFVEEVIRVNGEDAFLDADFTDSQYDELKKALEAADKNALRANTFWAQELAQLLGNREYYQNHK from the coding sequence ATGAATTATAAAGAGCTAATAAAGGATTGGGAGTCTGAAGAACTATACAGGTTTAATATGTATGACCTTTCTGGTAAAGGTTTATATGAAGGAACAATAAACTTTTTGTCAACTGTCGGACTACCAACTTCTGCTGCACCATTCTTATCATTTGCTGGTGACTCAGAAAGGGAGTTAAGTAGCATCTCCGACACCTTTGAGACGGGGGAAGAAAAGCATAAATACTTTTTAAGTATAGGTTCTGACGGTGCTGGTGACCCTGTTTGCATAGACCTTGGGAATGAATGCCAAGTGCTGATTTTTAACCATGAAGAAGACTTCGAGCCAACATTCATGAACTCTTCAGTTAGAGAGTTATTTCAATTTCTAACTCTATACAAAAGATTTGTCGAAGAAGTCATTAGAGTAAATGGCGAAGACGCTTTTCTTGACGCAGACTTCACAGATAGCCAGTACGATGAACTGAAGAAGGCACTGGAAGCAGCAGACAAGAATGCGCTCAGAGCTAATACCTTTTGGGCGCAGGAGCTTGCTCAATTGTTAGGAAATAGAGAATACTACCAGAATCACAAATAA
- the lpdA gene encoding dihydrolipoyl dehydrogenase: MASTYDLIVVGSGPGGYVAAIRASQLGMKVGVVEKAELGGICLNWGCIPTKALLKSAQVFEYIKHAADYGINVGEASADFGAVVNRSRGVAQGMSKGIQFLFRKNKIDHIAGYGKLKGKGQLEVTSEDGKSEIYEAKHIILATGARSRELPNLPIDGQKIIGYRQAMVLENMPKKMVVVGSGAIGVEFAYFYNAMGTEVTVVEYLPNIVPVEDEEVSKQLEKSFKKSGIKVMTSSEVLSVDTFGAGCVVKIKTAKGEETIEADVVLSAVGIQTNLENIGLEELGIAVERGRVITDDFYKTNVEGVYAIGDIVKGPALAHVASAEGIICVEAIAGHHPEPLDYKNIPGCTYCSPEIASVGYTEKECKEMGREIKVGKFPFSASGKASAGGVKDGFVKVIFDAKYGEFLGAHMIGANVTEMIAEIVVARKLETTGHEIIKAVHPHPTMSEAIMEAAAAAYGEVIHL; this comes from the coding sequence ATGGCATCAACATATGATTTGATAGTGGTAGGAAGCGGCCCGGGTGGGTACGTGGCTGCCATCCGCGCTTCGCAATTGGGTATGAAAGTAGGCGTGGTAGAGAAAGCCGAGTTGGGCGGCATCTGCTTAAACTGGGGCTGTATCCCTACCAAAGCCTTATTAAAGAGCGCTCAGGTTTTTGAATACATCAAGCACGCGGCTGACTACGGCATCAACGTAGGCGAGGCCTCGGCTGACTTTGGCGCGGTGGTAAACCGGAGCCGCGGCGTGGCCCAGGGCATGAGCAAAGGCATCCAGTTCCTGTTCAGAAAAAACAAGATTGACCACATAGCCGGTTACGGCAAGTTAAAAGGCAAAGGCCAGTTAGAAGTAACGTCTGAGGACGGCAAATCTGAAATCTACGAAGCCAAGCACATCATCCTGGCCACCGGTGCCCGTTCGCGCGAGTTGCCGAACCTGCCTATTGACGGCCAGAAAATCATCGGCTACCGCCAGGCTATGGTCTTGGAGAACATGCCTAAGAAAATGGTAGTGGTAGGCTCTGGCGCCATTGGCGTGGAGTTCGCGTATTTCTACAACGCCATGGGCACCGAGGTGACCGTGGTAGAGTACCTGCCTAACATTGTGCCAGTTGAGGACGAAGAAGTTTCTAAGCAATTAGAGAAGTCGTTCAAGAAATCTGGTATCAAAGTTATGACCAGTTCAGAGGTATTGTCAGTAGACACGTTTGGCGCGGGTTGCGTTGTGAAGATTAAAACCGCCAAAGGCGAAGAAACCATAGAGGCAGATGTAGTACTTTCTGCCGTAGGTATCCAAACCAACCTGGAGAACATTGGTCTGGAGGAGTTAGGCATTGCCGTTGAGCGTGGCCGCGTGATTACAGATGACTTCTACAAGACCAACGTGGAAGGCGTGTACGCTATTGGCGACATCGTGAAAGGCCCGGCCTTGGCGCACGTTGCCTCGGCCGAGGGCATTATCTGCGTGGAAGCCATTGCCGGTCATCACCCAGAGCCATTGGATTACAAAAACATCCCGGGCTGTACCTACTGCTCGCCAGAGATTGCGTCTGTGGGCTACACAGAGAAAGAGTGCAAAGAGATGGGCCGCGAAATCAAAGTAGGCAAGTTCCCGTTCTCTGCCTCAGGTAAAGCTAGCGCCGGTGGCGTGAAAGATGGTTTTGTGAAGGTAATCTTTGACGCCAAGTACGGGGAGTTCTTAGGAGCCCACATGATTGGTGCCAACGTAACCGAGATGATTGCCGAGATTGTAGTGGCCCGTAAGTTGGAGACCACCGGTCATGAGATCATCAAAGCCGTTCACCCGCACCCTACCATGTCAGAAGCCATCATGGAAGCCGCCGCGGCCGCTTACGGTGAAGTGATTCACTTATAG
- a CDS encoding DUF4348 domain-containing protein gives MKLIALPLLLMLWSCSNTAENQQEKKLSTTVAIKNTAESSETTADKSDEEFDTFLQRFSIDSSFQLTRIAFPVKVTSTDGEKEEVKLINKQAWEYTNYSNLKSGQIRSEKVKNGLINLIYTVDDTGVLVYHYFQKRNKEWVLVSIEDHST, from the coding sequence ATGAAATTGATAGCTCTTCCTTTATTGCTCATGTTGTGGAGTTGCAGTAATACAGCAGAGAATCAACAGGAAAAGAAATTATCCACGACTGTAGCAATAAAAAATACAGCCGAATCTTCAGAAACTACTGCCGACAAAAGCGACGAAGAATTTGATACCTTCCTTCAACGCTTCTCAATAGATTCAAGCTTTCAACTAACCAGAATAGCGTTTCCTGTCAAAGTCACCTCAACGGACGGAGAAAAGGAAGAGGTAAAGCTGATAAACAAGCAAGCCTGGGAATATACTAACTATTCAAACTTGAAATCGGGACAAATCCGCAGTGAAAAAGTAAAAAATGGATTGATTAATCTTATTTACACAGTAGATGATACAGGGGTTCTTGTTTACCACTATTTTCAAAAAAGAAACAAAGAATGGGTGCTTGTGTCCATTGAAGACCATTCAACGTGA
- a CDS encoding type II toxin-antitoxin system RelE/ParE family toxin → MILSFGSKETEKIWTGERVAKLPMEIQTIGRRKLRMLHNSQNIADLRIPPSNRLEKLSGNLKEFYSIRINDQWRIIFQWNNGQASEVEIVDYH, encoded by the coding sequence ATGATTCTATCTTTTGGCTCAAAAGAGACAGAGAAGATTTGGACCGGGGAACGGGTCGCTAAACTTCCCATGGAAATTCAGACAATTGGAAGGCGCAAACTAAGAATGCTGCACAACTCCCAGAACATCGCGGACTTGCGGATCCCCCCTTCTAACAGATTGGAAAAACTATCAGGGAATCTTAAAGAGTTCTATAGCATCCGGATTAACGACCAATGGAGAATCATTTTCCAATGGAATAACGGACAGGCCTCAGAAGTAGAAATTGTTGACTATCATTAA
- a CDS encoding DoxX family protein, with the protein MKTSTTQNIFRILLGVLMVLPGIGHLTFQRKEFLAQVPSWLPDNPAFLDFVVVASGVMEILLGLAMIFWTRQKVKVGLALALFYILVFPGNLSQYTNGISAFGLDTDTKRLVRLFFQPVLILWALWSTGALSYLRHRRRQRQGV; encoded by the coding sequence ATGAAAACTTCAACCACGCAAAACATCTTCAGGATACTTTTAGGCGTGCTGATGGTCTTGCCAGGGATTGGTCACCTGACGTTTCAGCGGAAGGAGTTTTTAGCCCAGGTACCTAGCTGGCTGCCAGACAACCCAGCCTTTTTAGATTTCGTGGTAGTGGCGTCTGGCGTGATGGAGATTCTGCTGGGCCTGGCCATGATTTTCTGGACCAGGCAAAAAGTAAAAGTAGGCCTGGCACTGGCGCTGTTTTACATTCTGGTGTTTCCGGGCAACCTCTCACAATATACCAACGGCATCAGCGCTTTTGGCCTGGACACCGACACCAAACGGCTGGTCCGGCTTTTCTTTCAACCCGTATTGATTCTTTGGGCACTGTGGTCTACCGGCGCGTTGTCCTACCTCAGGCATAGACGGAGGCAGCGGCAAGGAGTCTAG
- a CDS encoding tyrosine-type recombinase/integrase, whose translation MSYPHTLPVLYLNPLEHGGKKYIRIWHKANPLLSKRLKEAPWIRYSKTYKCFVMHLASTAIEKLHQHVQGLAKVDTKYLHKAQRLRPAHGAIILQQGKAQIEPLKKGPALPVVRLQPLKHQDNALVQLSFQYHKDIYARLRHSKVARWLPEAQCFVTSADSGSLGTLLTEMAPVAQLWLAQTMQVKDMALQARLWEQTHLKEAGYIPCPLVYLEKLFLLNYSLNTIRTYHSLLHRFINAHKDSGLASINAFSEEAINLYHRYMVQAGTYSTSFVNQSINAVKFYYQRVLQRHEMQLNQVERPEKPERLPQVLSKQEVAKILAATENLKHRCLLQLLYAGGLRIGEVINLKITDVQSARNLLLIRGGKGKKDRTTLLSQRLLESLRAYYKAYKPKEWLFEGQFGGQYSVESIRNVFKLTMEKAGIKTKATPHTLRHSFATHLLEQGTDLRYIQTLLGHKSSKTTEIYTHITTYAMDKIKSPLDTL comes from the coding sequence ATGTCCTACCCGCATACGCTCCCTGTCCTGTACCTTAATCCGCTAGAGCACGGCGGCAAAAAGTATATCCGGATCTGGCACAAAGCCAATCCCCTGCTTTCTAAACGCTTAAAGGAAGCTCCCTGGATACGGTATAGCAAGACCTACAAGTGCTTTGTGATGCATCTTGCCAGCACCGCCATTGAAAAGTTGCACCAGCATGTGCAAGGACTGGCCAAGGTAGATACCAAGTATTTACATAAGGCGCAGCGCCTAAGGCCGGCCCACGGAGCGATCATTCTGCAGCAGGGCAAGGCCCAGATAGAGCCTTTAAAAAAGGGCCCTGCGCTACCGGTAGTGCGCCTGCAGCCGCTAAAGCACCAGGACAACGCGCTGGTGCAGCTAAGCTTCCAGTACCACAAAGACATTTACGCCCGGCTCAGGCACAGCAAAGTGGCCAGGTGGCTACCAGAAGCGCAATGCTTTGTCACTTCGGCAGACAGCGGCAGCCTGGGCACTTTATTAACAGAAATGGCCCCGGTGGCCCAGTTGTGGCTTGCGCAGACCATGCAGGTAAAGGACATGGCCTTGCAGGCCCGCCTCTGGGAGCAAACTCATCTAAAAGAAGCCGGCTACATACCCTGCCCGCTTGTCTACCTAGAGAAGCTTTTTCTCTTAAACTACAGCCTTAACACCATCAGGACCTATCATAGCCTTTTGCACAGGTTTATAAACGCTCATAAAGACAGCGGGCTAGCCAGTATCAACGCTTTCTCAGAAGAAGCCATTAACCTGTACCACCGGTACATGGTACAGGCAGGCACGTATTCAACGTCTTTTGTAAACCAAAGCATTAATGCCGTTAAATTTTATTACCAGCGGGTTTTACAGCGGCATGAGATGCAGTTAAACCAGGTGGAACGCCCAGAAAAGCCCGAGCGCCTGCCGCAAGTGCTGAGCAAGCAGGAGGTGGCCAAGATTCTGGCTGCCACAGAAAACCTCAAGCACCGTTGCCTGCTGCAGCTGCTCTACGCCGGGGGACTACGCATTGGAGAGGTCATCAACCTTAAAATCACAGATGTACAATCTGCCAGAAACCTGCTTCTGATTAGGGGTGGCAAGGGAAAGAAAGACCGCACTACTCTGCTTTCACAGCGGCTGTTGGAAAGCCTTAGAGCGTATTATAAGGCGTATAAGCCTAAGGAGTGGCTGTTTGAAGGGCAGTTTGGCGGACAGTACTCAGTGGAGAGCATTAGAAATGTGTTCAAACTGACGATGGAGAAGGCAGGAATCAAAACCAAGGCCACACCGCACACGCTTCGGCACTCCTTCGCGACCCATCTGCTGGAGCAGGGCACCGACTTGCGTTACATCCAAACTCTGCTTGGGCACAAGTCCAGTAAGACTACTGAAATTTACACCCACATCACTACCTATGCCATGGATAAAATAAAAAGCCCGTTGGATACCTTATAA
- the crcB gene encoding fluoride efflux transporter CrcB: MKIIVAIGLGSFIGGVGRYLLSQLIQVKGAVAFPIGTLGVNLLGCFLIGVVFGLAEKGNLSQEWRLFLATGVLGGFTTFSAFSYETVSLLRAGQFGYAVTYVAASILLGLLLTLAGMTFPKLF, translated from the coding sequence ATGAAAATAATAGTGGCCATAGGGTTGGGGAGTTTCATAGGGGGTGTTGGGCGTTATTTGCTTTCCCAGCTCATTCAGGTAAAAGGGGCGGTGGCTTTTCCCATCGGGACCTTGGGCGTTAACCTTCTGGGTTGTTTCTTGATTGGCGTTGTGTTTGGGCTGGCAGAAAAAGGAAACCTCTCTCAAGAATGGCGGCTTTTTCTGGCCACAGGCGTACTAGGGGGCTTTACTACCTTTTCTGCCTTCTCGTATGAGACGGTTAGCCTGCTTCGTGCCGGTCAGTTTGGGTATGCCGTCACGTATGTGGCCGCCAGCATCTTATTGGGGCTACTGCTCACGTTGGCGGGCATGACCTTCCCTAAGCTCTTCTAA